Proteins from one Pongo abelii isolate AG06213 chromosome 19, NHGRI_mPonAbe1-v2.0_pri, whole genome shotgun sequence genomic window:
- the C1QL1 gene encoding C1q-related factor yields the protein MLLVLVVLIPVLVSSGGPDGHYEMLGTCRMVCDPYPARGPGAGARTDGGDALSEQSGAPPPSTLVQGPQGKPGRTGKPGPPGPPGDPGPPGPVGPPGEKGEPGKPGPPGLPGAGGSGAISTATYTTVPRVAFYAGLKNPHEGYEVLKFDDVVTNLGNNYDAASGKFTCNIPGTYFFTYHVLMRGGDGTSMWADLCKNGQVRASAIAQDADQNYDYASNSVILHLDAGDEVFIKLDGGKAHGGNSNKYSTFSGFIIYSD from the exons ATGCTGCTGGTGCTGGTGGTGCTCATCCCCGTGCTGGTGAGCTCGGGTGGCCCGGACGGCCACTATGAGATGCTGGGCACCTGCCGCATGGTGTGCGACCCCTACCCCGCGCGGGGCCCCGGCGCCGGCGCGCGGACCGACGGTGGCGACGCCCTGAGTGAGCAGAGCGGCGCGCCCCCGCCTTCCACGCTGGTGCAGGGCCCCCAGGGGAAGCCGGGCCGCACCGGCAAGCCCGGCCCTCCGGGGCCTCCCGGGGACCCAGGTCCTCCCGGCCCTGTGGGGCCGCCGGGGGAGAAGGGTGAGCCAGGCAAGCCGGGCCCTCCGGGGCTGCCGGGCGCGGGGGGCAGCGGCGCCATCAGCACTGCCACCTACACCACGGTGCCGCGAGTGGCCTTCTACGCCGGCCTCAAGAACCCCCACGAGGGTTACGAGGTACTCAAGTTTGACGACGTGGtcaccaacctaggcaacaactACGACGCGGCCAGCGGGAAGTTTACGTGCAACATTCCTGGCACCTACTTTTTCACCTACCATGTCCTCATGCGCGGCGGCGACGGCACCAGTATGTGGGCAGACCTCTGCAAGAATGGCCAG GTGCGGGCCAGTGCTATTGCCCAGGACGCGGACCAGAACTACGACTACGCCAGCAACAGCGTGATCCTGCACCTGGACGCCGGCGACGAGGTCTTCATCAAGCTGGATGGAGGCAAAGCGCACGGCGGCAACAGCAACAAATACAGCACGTTCTCTGGCTTCATCATCTACTCCGACTGA